One genomic window of Octopus bimaculoides isolate UCB-OBI-ISO-001 chromosome 2, ASM119413v2, whole genome shotgun sequence includes the following:
- the LOC106879125 gene encoding mast cell protease 1A, translating to MERIIIAALLTIFVCCSTASPDEHIVSGSDAGQCEFPHMAYLTIKMRGSETFCGASLLSDKWVLTAAHCLFTFYSVQDVAVLELTKRAPLRGCISPITLPNKGDTYYSTCTAVGWGQTGTNGIFPDQLQKAKINVIPTSKCQEQASGITAKQHICVGDNKFKGKNVCGGDSGGGLICRRKSDNAYVVAGIASYVFDCDKGFGVYANVANFLDYIKGYMSL from the exons aTGAGCACATTGTTAGTGGATCTGATGCTGGACAGTGTGAGTTTCCTCACATGGCTTACTTAACAATTAAAATGAGAGGAAGTGAAACATTCTGTGGTGCGAGTCTGTTATCTGATAAATGGGTCTTGACTGCTGCCCATTGCCT ttttactttttattcagtCCAGGACGTTGCAGTTCTGGAATTAACGAAACGAGCACCTCTCAGGGGATGTATTTCTCCAATTACTCTCCCTAATAAAGGAGATACCTATTACAGTACCTGTACAGCCGTTGGATGGGGTCAAACTGGAA CTAATGGAATCTTCCCAGACCAACTTCAGAAAGCTAAAATTAATGTAATTCCAACAAGTAAATGTCAAGAACAAGCATCTGGCATTACTGCTAAACAGCATATCTGCGTTGGAGATAACAAATTCAAGGGTAAAAACGTCTGTGGT GGAGATTCCGGTGGTGGTCTCATCTGCCGAAGGAAATCCGATAATGCCTACGTCGTTGCTGGTATTGCTTCCTATGTTTTTGACTGCGACAAAGGATTTGGAGTCTATGCCAATGTGGCCAATTTCCTTGACTATATCAAAGGATACATGAGCTTGTAG